A region from the Nocardia terpenica genome encodes:
- the pyrF gene encoding orotidine-5'-phosphate decarboxylase: MRLRRAMAEHGPLCVGIDPHPGLLRAWGLPEDVDGLKRFADLCVEALGGRVALVKPQVAFFEAYGSGGFAVLESVIAGLRSLDTLVLADAKRGDIGSTMAAYARAWLGDGPLGADALTASPYLGFGALTPALELARDNHRGVFVLAATSNPEAVAVQGGTTADGRGIAQAMVDAAAELNAEELRAAGAELGSVGVVVGATLAAAPDLTRLAGPILMPGVGAQGGGPESVRALIPAECFPMAVPTVSREVLGAGPSVSALRQRVQRLTDEFAFLQG, from the coding sequence ATGCGGCTGCGGCGGGCGATGGCCGAGCACGGTCCGCTGTGCGTGGGCATCGATCCCCATCCCGGGCTGCTGCGCGCCTGGGGGCTGCCGGAGGACGTCGACGGGCTGAAGCGGTTCGCCGACCTGTGCGTCGAGGCGCTGGGCGGCCGTGTGGCGTTGGTGAAGCCGCAGGTGGCGTTCTTCGAGGCGTACGGCTCCGGCGGTTTCGCGGTGCTCGAGTCGGTCATCGCCGGGCTGCGCTCGCTGGACACGCTGGTGCTCGCCGACGCCAAGCGCGGCGACATCGGCTCCACCATGGCCGCCTACGCGCGGGCCTGGCTCGGTGACGGCCCGCTGGGCGCCGACGCCCTGACCGCCTCGCCCTACCTCGGATTCGGTGCGCTGACACCGGCTCTGGAGCTCGCGCGCGACAACCACCGGGGCGTGTTCGTGCTGGCCGCGACCTCGAATCCGGAGGCGGTGGCGGTGCAGGGCGGCACCACCGCCGATGGGCGCGGCATCGCCCAGGCCATGGTCGACGCGGCGGCCGAGCTCAATGCCGAGGAGCTGCGCGCGGCCGGTGCCGAGCTCGGCTCGGTCGGCGTGGTGGTGGGCGCGACCCTGGCCGCCGCCCCGGACCTGACGCGGCTCGCCGGGCCGATCCTCATGCCGGGCGTCGGCGCCCAGGGCGGGGGACCGGAGTCCGTCCGGGCGCTGATTCCGGCCGAATGCTTCCCGATGGCGGTGCCGACGGTATCGCGCGAGGTGCTGGGCGCCGGGCCGTCGGTGTCGGCGCTGCGGCAGCGCGTGCAGCGGCTCACCGACGAGTTCGCCTTCCTGCAGGGCTGA
- the carB gene encoding carbamoyl-phosphate synthase large subunit, translating into MPRREDLHHILVIGSGPIVIGQACEFDYSGTQACRVLRSEGLRVSLVNSNPATIMTDPEFADSTYVEPITPEFVEKVIAKERPDAILATLGGQTALNTAVALHERGVLAKYDVELIGADFEAIQRGEDRQKFKDIVAKVGGESARSKVCYTMDEVRETVAELGFPVVVRPSFTMGGLGSGMAYNDDDLDRIAGGGLAASPTANVLIEESILGWKEFELELMRDGRDNVVIVCSIENVDPMGVHTGDSVTVAPAMTLTDREYQKMRDLGIAILREVGVDTGGCNIQFAVDPRDGRLIVIEMNPRVSRSSALASKATGFPIAKIAAKLAIGYTLDEIVNDITKETPACFEPTLDYVVVKAPRFAFEKFVGADETLTTTMKSVGEAMSLGRNFTEALGKVLRSLETKAAGFWTRPDGEWTDVQSILDDLRVPTEGRIYQVERALRLGASIEDVAAASGIDPWFVAEVAGLVELRREILDAPVLDEPLLRTAKHYGLSDRQIAALRPELAGENGVRELRHRLGVRPVFKTVDTCAAEFEARTPYHYSSYELDPAAESEVAPQREREKVIILGSGPNRIGQGIEFDYSCVHAAQTLSAAGYETVMVNCNPETVSTDYDTADRLYFEPLTFEDVLEVYQAECESGSVAGVIVQLGGQTPLGLAQRLTDAGVPVVGTSAAAIDLAEDRGEFGQVLVAAGLPAPKYGTATTFEQARKIAAGIGYPVLVRPSYVLGGRGMEIVYDEQSLEGYISRATELSPEHPVLVDRFLEDAIEIDVDALCDGDEVFLGGVMEHIEEAGIHSGDSACALPPITLGRSDIDAVRRSTAALAKGIGVRGLLNVQYALKDDVLYVLEANPRASRTVPFVSKATAVPLAKAAARIMLGASIAELRKEGMLPPEGDGGHAPLDAPVAVKEAVLPFHRFRRPDGSGIDSLLSPEMKSTGEVMGIDADFGTAFAKSQTAAYGSLPTAGTVFVSIANRDKRAMVFPVKRLHDLGFRILATEGTAEMLRRNGIPCETARKHSDPELPMSGPELAKGPTIVDQIKDGEIDIVFNTPYGNSGPRVDGYEIRTAAVGADIPCITTVQGAAAAVQGIEATINGGIGVRSLQELHAVLRG; encoded by the coding sequence ATGCCCCGCCGCGAGGATCTGCACCACATCCTGGTGATCGGCTCGGGCCCGATCGTCATCGGACAGGCGTGCGAGTTCGACTACTCCGGCACCCAGGCGTGCCGGGTGCTGCGGTCCGAGGGACTGCGCGTGTCGCTGGTGAACTCCAACCCGGCGACCATCATGACCGACCCGGAGTTCGCCGATTCCACCTACGTGGAACCGATCACGCCGGAGTTCGTCGAGAAGGTGATCGCCAAGGAGCGCCCCGACGCCATCCTGGCGACCCTCGGCGGCCAGACCGCGCTCAACACCGCGGTCGCGCTGCACGAGCGCGGCGTGCTGGCCAAGTACGACGTCGAGCTGATCGGCGCGGACTTCGAGGCCATCCAGCGCGGCGAGGACCGGCAGAAGTTCAAGGACATCGTCGCCAAGGTCGGTGGCGAGTCCGCCCGCTCCAAGGTCTGCTACACCATGGACGAGGTCCGCGAAACCGTTGCGGAACTGGGCTTTCCGGTGGTCGTGCGCCCGTCGTTCACGATGGGCGGCCTGGGTTCGGGCATGGCCTACAACGACGACGACCTCGACCGCATCGCCGGCGGCGGCCTGGCCGCCTCGCCCACCGCGAACGTGCTCATCGAGGAATCCATCCTGGGCTGGAAGGAATTCGAGCTCGAGCTCATGCGCGACGGCCGCGACAACGTGGTCATCGTCTGCTCGATCGAGAACGTCGACCCGATGGGCGTGCACACCGGCGACTCGGTCACCGTCGCCCCGGCCATGACCCTCACCGACCGCGAGTACCAGAAGATGCGCGATCTCGGCATCGCCATCCTGCGCGAGGTCGGCGTCGACACCGGCGGCTGCAACATCCAGTTCGCGGTGGACCCGCGCGACGGCCGCCTGATCGTCATCGAGATGAACCCGCGCGTGTCGCGCTCGTCCGCATTGGCCTCCAAGGCAACGGGTTTCCCGATCGCCAAGATCGCCGCCAAGCTGGCCATCGGCTACACCCTCGACGAGATCGTCAACGACATCACCAAGGAGACCCCGGCCTGCTTCGAGCCCACGCTCGACTACGTGGTCGTGAAGGCGCCGCGGTTCGCGTTCGAGAAGTTCGTCGGCGCCGACGAGACCCTGACCACCACCATGAAATCGGTCGGTGAGGCGATGTCGCTGGGCCGCAACTTCACCGAGGCCCTGGGCAAGGTGCTGCGCTCGCTGGAGACCAAGGCCGCGGGCTTCTGGACCCGGCCCGACGGCGAGTGGACCGACGTGCAGTCGATCCTGGACGACCTGAGGGTGCCCACCGAGGGCCGCATCTACCAGGTGGAGCGCGCGCTGCGCCTGGGCGCGAGCATCGAGGACGTGGCCGCCGCCTCCGGCATCGACCCCTGGTTCGTGGCCGAGGTGGCCGGTCTGGTGGAGCTGCGCCGGGAGATCCTGGACGCGCCGGTGCTGGACGAGCCGCTGCTGCGCACCGCCAAGCACTACGGCCTGTCCGACCGCCAGATCGCCGCGCTGCGACCGGAATTGGCGGGCGAGAACGGCGTGCGCGAGCTACGCCACCGGCTCGGCGTCCGCCCGGTCTTCAAGACCGTCGACACCTGTGCCGCCGAATTCGAGGCCCGCACCCCGTACCACTACTCGTCCTACGAACTCGATCCGGCCGCCGAGTCGGAGGTCGCGCCGCAGCGCGAGCGCGAGAAGGTGATCATCCTCGGTTCCGGCCCCAACCGCATCGGCCAGGGCATCGAATTCGACTACTCCTGCGTGCACGCCGCGCAGACGCTGTCGGCCGCCGGGTACGAGACGGTGATGGTCAACTGCAACCCGGAGACCGTCTCCACCGACTACGACACCGCCGACCGCCTCTACTTCGAGCCGCTCACCTTCGAGGACGTGCTCGAGGTGTACCAGGCCGAGTGCGAATCCGGTTCCGTCGCGGGCGTGATCGTGCAGCTGGGCGGCCAGACCCCGCTCGGCCTGGCGCAGCGGCTCACCGATGCGGGCGTGCCCGTGGTCGGCACCTCCGCGGCCGCCATCGACCTGGCCGAGGACCGCGGCGAATTCGGTCAGGTGCTGGTCGCGGCCGGGCTGCCCGCGCCGAAGTACGGCACCGCCACCACCTTCGAGCAGGCCCGCAAGATCGCCGCCGGGATCGGCTACCCGGTGCTGGTGCGGCCGTCCTATGTGCTCGGCGGGCGCGGCATGGAGATCGTCTACGACGAGCAGTCCCTGGAGGGCTACATCTCCCGCGCCACCGAGCTCTCGCCCGAGCATCCGGTGCTGGTGGACCGCTTCCTGGAGGACGCCATCGAGATCGACGTCGACGCCCTGTGCGACGGCGACGAGGTGTTCCTGGGCGGCGTGATGGAGCACATCGAGGAGGCCGGTATCCACTCCGGCGACTCGGCCTGCGCGCTGCCGCCGATCACCCTGGGCCGCAGCGATATCGACGCGGTGCGGCGCTCCACCGCGGCGCTGGCCAAGGGCATCGGCGTGCGCGGCCTGCTCAACGTGCAGTACGCGCTCAAGGACGACGTGCTCTACGTGCTGGAGGCGAATCCGCGCGCCAGCCGCACGGTGCCGTTCGTGTCCAAGGCGACCGCGGTGCCGCTGGCCAAGGCCGCGGCGCGGATCATGCTGGGCGCCAGCATCGCCGAGCTACGCAAGGAGGGCATGCTCCCGCCGGAGGGCGACGGCGGCCACGCCCCGCTGGACGCGCCGGTCGCGGTCAAGGAGGCCGTGCTGCCGTTCCACCGGTTCCGCCGCCCCGACGGCAGCGGCATCGACTCGCTGCTGTCGCCGGAGATGAAGTCCACCGGCGAGGTGATGGGCATCGACGCCGACTTCGGCACCGCCTTCGCCAAGAGCCAGACCGCGGCCTACGGCTCGCTGCCCACCGCGGGCACGGTGTTCGTGTCCATCGCCAACCGGGACAAGCGCGCCATGGTCTTCCCGGTCAAGCGCCTGCACGACCTGGGCTTCCGCATCCTGGCCACCGAGGGCACCGCGGAGATGTTGCGGCGCAACGGCATTCCGTGCGAGACGGCGCGCAAGCACTCCGACCCGGAGCTCCCCATGTCAGGCCCTGAGCTTGCGAAGGGTCCGACGATCGTCGATCAGATCAAGGATGGTGAGATCGACATCGTGTTCAACACCCCCTACGGTAACTCCGGCCCCCGGGTCGACGGATACGAGATCCGGACCGCCGCGGTGGGTGCCGATATTCCGTGCATCACGACGGTGCAGGGCGCGGCCGCGGCCGTGCAGGGCATCGAGGCAACTATCAACGGCGGCATCGGGGTGCGCTCCCTGCAGGAGCTGCACGCCGTGCTGCGAGGCTGA
- the carA gene encoding glutamine-hydrolyzing carbamoyl-phosphate synthase small subunit has product MSGGTALMVLEDGRVFRGAPFGAEGETLGEAVFCTAMTGYQETLTDPSYHRQIVVATAPQIGNTGWNDEDDESQRIWVAGYAVRDPARRASNWRATTTLRDELDRQRVVGIAGIDTRALVRHLRTRGSMKAGIFSGPAADAPVDELLSRVTGQSAMLGADLAGEVSTDDLYTIEPVGERRFTVVAVDLGIKTNTPRMFAERGMRVHVVPSDVTFDRIRELNPDGVFLSNGPGDPATQDGAVELTENVLSAGVPLFGICFGNQILGRALGLRTYKMKFGHRGINVPVVDHTTGRISITAQNHGFALEGEAGQRFDTPFGTAEVSHTCANDGTVEGVRLVDGRAFSVQYHPEAAAGPHDAAYLFDRFAGLMEGA; this is encoded by the coding sequence ATGAGCGGCGGAACCGCGCTGATGGTGCTGGAGGACGGCCGGGTGTTCCGCGGCGCGCCCTTCGGCGCCGAGGGTGAGACGCTGGGCGAGGCGGTGTTCTGCACCGCGATGACGGGCTACCAGGAGACCCTGACCGACCCGAGCTACCACCGCCAGATCGTGGTGGCCACGGCCCCGCAGATCGGCAACACGGGCTGGAACGACGAGGACGACGAGTCGCAGCGGATCTGGGTCGCCGGGTACGCCGTGCGCGACCCCGCGCGCCGCGCCTCCAACTGGCGCGCCACCACCACCCTGCGCGACGAGCTGGACCGTCAGCGCGTGGTCGGCATCGCGGGCATCGACACCCGCGCCCTGGTCCGCCACCTGCGCACCCGCGGCTCGATGAAGGCGGGCATCTTCTCCGGCCCCGCCGCCGACGCCCCCGTCGACGAACTGCTGTCCCGGGTCACCGGGCAGTCGGCGATGCTGGGCGCGGACCTGGCCGGGGAGGTCAGCACCGACGACCTGTACACCATCGAGCCGGTCGGGGAGCGCCGGTTCACCGTGGTCGCGGTGGACCTCGGCATCAAGACCAACACCCCGCGCATGTTCGCCGAGCGCGGCATGCGGGTGCACGTGGTGCCCTCCGACGTCACCTTCGACCGGATCCGGGAGCTGAATCCGGACGGCGTGTTCCTGTCCAACGGCCCCGGCGACCCGGCCACCCAGGACGGCGCCGTCGAGCTCACCGAAAACGTGCTGAGCGCGGGAGTTCCGCTGTTCGGCATCTGCTTCGGCAACCAGATCCTCGGCCGCGCACTGGGATTGCGGACCTACAAGATGAAGTTCGGCCACCGCGGCATCAATGTGCCGGTCGTCGACCACACCACCGGCCGGATCTCGATCACCGCGCAGAACCACGGTTTCGCGCTCGAGGGCGAGGCCGGGCAGCGCTTCGACACCCCGTTCGGGACCGCCGAGGTCAGCCACACCTGCGCCAACGACGGCACCGTCGAGGGCGTGCGGCTGGTCGACGGCCGCGCCTTCTCGGTGCAGTACCACCCGGAGGCGGCCGCCGGACCGCACGACGCCGCGTATCTCTTCGACCGCTTCGCCGGTCTCATGGAAGGAGCCTGA
- a CDS encoding PH-like domain-containing protein, which yields MERTLWVIGLLALFAPCLWLMYRAWRAKARRQAASVGELPAVPAELGAQLLEPTTGLYTGTTLAPSWQQRIAVGDLGFRATAELTRFERGILLERRGAAAIWIPQESITAVRTERGHAGKVMTENGVLVIRWKLPTGTEVDTGFRGDDKTVYPAWTTGAMTGEENS from the coding sequence ATGGAACGCACACTGTGGGTGATCGGGCTGCTGGCGCTGTTCGCGCCCTGCCTGTGGCTGATGTACCGGGCCTGGCGGGCCAAGGCCCGGCGGCAGGCCGCCTCGGTCGGTGAGCTGCCCGCGGTGCCCGCCGAGCTGGGCGCGCAACTGCTGGAGCCGACCACCGGCCTGTACACGGGCACCACCCTGGCGCCCAGCTGGCAGCAGCGGATCGCGGTGGGCGACCTGGGTTTCCGGGCCACGGCCGAGCTCACCCGCTTCGAGCGCGGCATCCTGCTGGAACGCCGCGGCGCGGCCGCGATCTGGATTCCGCAGGAGTCCATCACCGCGGTGCGCACCGAGCGCGGGCACGCGGGCAAGGTGATGACGGAAAATGGTGTGCTGGTAATTCGCTGGAAGCTGCCGACCGGGACCGAGGTGGACACCGGTTTCCGCGGCGACGACAAGACGGTGTATCCGGCGTGGACGACCGGTGCGATGACGGGAGAAGAGAACTCATGA
- a CDS encoding dihydroorotase: MTVLIKNVRRYGEGDPIDVLLGDGEIRAIGAELSADDAEVIDGTGRILLPGFVDLHTHLREPGREDTETIESGSAAAALGGYTAVFAMANTSPVADSVVVTDHVWRRGREVGLVDVYPVGAVTVGLAGKQLAEMGTMAAGEARVRMFSDDGHCVHDPLIMRRALEYANSLGVLIAQHAEEPRLTQGAVAHEGPTASRLGLAGWPRAAEESIVARDALLARDAGARVHICHASTAGTVELLKWAKGQGISITAEVTPHHLLLDDSRLETYDAVNKVNPPLREASDAAALRQALAEGIVDCVATDHAPHAEQDKCCEFAAARPGMLGLETALSIIVQTMVRPGLLDWRGVARVMSENPARIAGLDDQGRPLEVGEPANLVLIDPEATWTVRATELASISENTPYEAMTLPARVTATFLRGTVTARDGRTAGRVGR; the protein is encoded by the coding sequence GTGACCGTCCTGATCAAGAACGTCCGCCGCTACGGCGAGGGCGACCCGATCGACGTCCTGCTCGGCGACGGTGAGATCCGCGCGATCGGCGCCGAGCTGAGCGCCGACGACGCCGAGGTGATCGACGGCACCGGCCGGATCCTGCTGCCCGGCTTCGTGGACCTGCACACCCATCTGCGCGAGCCCGGCCGCGAGGACACCGAGACCATCGAATCCGGTTCCGCCGCCGCCGCTCTCGGCGGTTACACCGCGGTCTTCGCGATGGCCAACACCAGCCCGGTCGCCGACAGCGTGGTGGTCACCGATCATGTGTGGCGGCGCGGGCGCGAGGTCGGCCTGGTCGACGTGTACCCGGTCGGCGCGGTCACCGTGGGCCTGGCGGGCAAGCAGCTCGCCGAGATGGGCACCATGGCCGCGGGCGAGGCCCGGGTCCGGATGTTCTCCGACGACGGCCACTGCGTGCACGACCCGCTGATCATGCGCCGGGCGCTGGAGTACGCGAACTCGCTCGGCGTGCTCATCGCCCAGCACGCGGAGGAGCCGCGGCTGACGCAGGGCGCCGTCGCGCACGAGGGTCCGACCGCGTCGCGGCTCGGCCTGGCCGGGTGGCCGCGCGCGGCCGAGGAGTCCATCGTGGCCCGCGACGCGCTGCTGGCCCGCGACGCCGGGGCCCGCGTGCACATCTGCCACGCCTCCACCGCGGGCACCGTCGAACTGCTGAAATGGGCCAAGGGCCAGGGCATTTCGATCACCGCCGAGGTCACCCCGCACCACCTGCTGCTCGACGATTCGCGGCTGGAGACCTACGACGCGGTGAACAAGGTGAACCCGCCGCTGCGCGAGGCGTCCGACGCCGCCGCGCTGCGGCAGGCGCTCGCCGAGGGCATCGTCGACTGCGTGGCCACCGACCACGCCCCGCACGCCGAACAGGACAAGTGCTGCGAGTTCGCCGCGGCCCGCCCCGGCATGCTCGGCCTGGAGACCGCGCTGTCGATCATCGTGCAGACCATGGTGCGGCCGGGCCTGCTGGACTGGCGCGGCGTCGCCCGGGTGATGAGCGAGAATCCGGCGCGCATCGCCGGACTCGACGACCAGGGCCGCCCGCTCGAGGTCGGCGAACCGGCCAACCTGGTGCTGATCGACCCCGAGGCCACGTGGACGGTGCGGGCGACCGAGCTCGCGAGCATCTCCGAGAACACGCCGTACGAGGCGATGACGCTGCCCGCCCGGGTCACGGCGACATTCCTGCGCGGCACGGTGACCGCTCGCGACGGCAGAACGGCCGGGAGAGTAGGGCGGTAA
- a CDS encoding aspartate carbamoyltransferase catalytic subunit, translating into MRHLLSVTDLDRAAANELLDDAQRFEQALLGREVRKLPTLRGRTVMTVFFENSTRTRVSFEVAGKWMSADVINVSASSSSVSKGESLRDTALTLHAAGADALIVRHPASGAAHQIARWFGEMASGAGGYAGTGPAVINAGDGMHEHPTQALLDALTLRQRLGTLDGRRIVLVGDILHSRVARSNAFLLHILGAEVVLVAPRTLLPVGVDAWPVRVSHSLDAELPGADAVMMLRVQAERMNGGFFPSAREYSINYGLNERRMALLDEHAVVLHPGPMLRGMEIASSVADSPKTAVLQQVTNGVHMRMAVLFRLLIGTGEAAA; encoded by the coding sequence GTGAGGCATCTTCTCTCCGTCACTGATCTGGATCGGGCCGCCGCGAACGAATTGCTGGACGACGCACAGCGTTTCGAGCAGGCGCTGCTCGGGCGCGAGGTGCGTAAGCTGCCGACCCTGCGCGGCCGCACCGTCATGACCGTGTTCTTCGAGAACTCCACCCGCACCCGGGTGTCGTTCGAGGTGGCCGGGAAGTGGATGAGCGCCGACGTGATCAACGTGAGCGCGTCGAGTTCGTCGGTGTCCAAGGGTGAGTCGCTGCGCGATACCGCCCTCACCCTGCACGCCGCCGGGGCCGACGCGCTGATCGTGCGGCACCCGGCCTCCGGCGCGGCCCATCAGATCGCCCGCTGGTTCGGCGAGATGGCAAGCGGCGCGGGCGGTTACGCGGGCACCGGCCCGGCCGTGATCAACGCCGGTGACGGCATGCACGAGCACCCCACCCAGGCCCTGCTGGACGCGCTCACGCTGCGGCAGCGGCTGGGCACGCTGGACGGCAGGCGCATCGTGCTGGTCGGCGACATCCTGCACAGCCGGGTCGCGCGCTCGAACGCCTTCCTGCTGCACATCCTCGGCGCCGAGGTGGTGCTGGTCGCGCCGCGCACCCTGCTGCCGGTCGGCGTGGACGCCTGGCCGGTGCGGGTGTCGCACTCGCTCGACGCCGAACTGCCCGGCGCGGACGCGGTCATGATGCTGCGCGTGCAGGCCGAGCGGATGAACGGCGGCTTCTTCCCGTCGGCCCGCGAATACTCGATCAACTACGGACTCAACGAGCGCCGCATGGCGCTGCTCGACGAGCACGCGGTGGTACTGCACCCGGGCCCGATGCTGCGCGGCATGGAGATCGCGTCCTCGGTGGCCGATTCGCCGAAAACCGCGGTGCTGCAACAGGTGACGAATGGAGTGCACATGCGGATGGCGGTGCTGTTCCGGCTGCTGATCGGAACCGGGGAGGCGGCGGCGTGA
- the pyrR gene encoding bifunctional pyr operon transcriptional regulator/uracil phosphoribosyltransferase PyrR — MAVPEERAARSSAAEYSQRHDPEWVQAGRELLSAQDVGRTVARMAHQIIEKTALDSADPDAARVVLIGIPTRGTTLAARLADRIEEFAGVRPDLGSLDITLYRDDLRNRPHRPLERTSVPEGGVDDALVVLVDDVLFSGRSVRAALDGLRDLGRPRAVQLAVLVDRGHRELPIRADYVGKNVPTSRSEDISVLLTEHDGRDGVYLHQGGGK; from the coding sequence ATGGCTGTGCCCGAGGAGCGGGCCGCCAGGTCGAGCGCTGCCGAATATTCGCAGCGGCACGATCCCGAGTGGGTCCAGGCCGGGCGTGAGCTGTTGTCGGCGCAGGATGTCGGCCGCACCGTCGCGCGCATGGCGCATCAGATCATCGAGAAGACCGCCCTCGATTCCGCGGATCCGGACGCGGCCCGCGTGGTGCTGATCGGAATCCCCACGCGCGGAACGACATTGGCGGCGCGGCTGGCCGATCGGATCGAGGAGTTCGCCGGTGTGCGGCCGGATCTGGGCTCGCTGGACATCACCCTGTATCGCGACGATCTGCGCAATCGCCCGCACCGCCCGCTCGAGCGCACCTCGGTGCCGGAGGGCGGCGTCGACGACGCGCTCGTGGTGCTGGTCGACGACGTGCTGTTCTCCGGCCGCAGCGTGCGCGCCGCGCTGGACGGCCTGCGCGATCTGGGCCGCCCGCGCGCGGTGCAGCTGGCGGTGCTCGTCGACCGCGGCCACCGCGAACTGCCCATCCGCGCCGACTACGTCGGCAAGAACGTCCCCACCTCCCGGAGCGAGGACATCTCGGTGCTGCTGACCGAACACGACGGCCGCGACGGCGTGTACCTGCATCAGGGTGGTGGCAAGTGA
- a CDS encoding alpha/beta fold hydrolase, giving the protein MTFRGYGGLALAGESWGPEDGPLAVFLHGGGQTRHSWKESGAALAKAGLRAVLLDARGHGESEWAADGDYGREAMTSDLLGILAELGRPAILVGASMGGLTGLLATARPGSELIAGLVLVDVVPRPEHRGVERVLGFLGAHREGFATLDEAADAVAGYLPHRERPRSTEGLRRNLRLREDGRWYWHWDPAMLLGRGEDIEQHTEALEAAARALTMPVLLVRGRLSDVVSEQGVADFRRLVPHLEYVEIGGAAHTAASDVNDEFSDAVVDFVRAHA; this is encoded by the coding sequence ATGACCTTTCGCGGCTATGGCGGGCTTGCGCTGGCCGGGGAGAGTTGGGGGCCCGAGGATGGGCCGCTGGCGGTGTTTCTGCACGGGGGTGGGCAGACTCGGCATTCGTGGAAGGAGTCGGGGGCGGCGCTGGCCAAGGCGGGGCTGCGGGCCGTGTTGCTGGATGCGCGCGGGCACGGGGAGAGCGAGTGGGCGGCCGATGGGGATTACGGCCGGGAGGCGATGACCTCGGATCTGCTGGGGATCCTCGCCGAGTTGGGGCGGCCCGCGATTCTGGTGGGGGCGAGCATGGGCGGGCTCACCGGCCTGCTGGCCACCGCCCGACCGGGCAGCGAACTCATCGCGGGGCTGGTGCTGGTGGATGTGGTGCCGCGGCCGGAACATCGCGGCGTCGAGCGGGTGCTGGGCTTCCTGGGCGCGCACCGGGAGGGTTTCGCCACCCTCGACGAGGCCGCCGACGCAGTGGCGGGGTATCTGCCGCATCGCGAGCGCCCGCGCAGCACCGAGGGCCTGCGGCGCAATCTGCGGTTGCGCGAGGACGGCCGCTGGTACTGGCACTGGGATCCGGCCATGCTGCTCGGCCGCGGCGAGGACATCGAACAGCACACCGAGGCGCTGGAGGCGGCGGCCCGCGCATTGACGATGCCGGTGCTGCTGGTGCGCGGGCGACTGTCGGACGTGGTCAGCGAGCAGGGCGTCGCCGACTTCCGCCGCCTGGTCCCGCACCTGGAGTACGTCGAGATCGGCGGGGCCGCACACACCGCCGCCAGCGATGTGAACGACGAATTCTCCGACGCCGTCGTCGATTTCGTGCGCGCCCACGCCTGA
- a CDS encoding MarR family winged helix-turn-helix transcriptional regulator: protein MTDSTVSPSATRAAQELRVLTGRLRRRFLEATDNQGITPSQASLLSRLKAGDASASELAAAERVRPQAVASQLAALDETGLIERHPDPNDRRRQVVSLSREGREFLDGRRQAGHEWLAATLEEQYTEAERQQLLHALTLLERLVRE, encoded by the coding sequence ATGACCGATTCCACCGTCTCCCCCTCCGCCACCCGCGCGGCCCAGGAGCTCCGGGTCCTGACCGGCCGGTTGCGGCGGCGGTTCCTGGAGGCCACCGACAATCAGGGCATCACCCCGTCGCAGGCGTCGCTGCTGAGCCGACTGAAGGCGGGTGATGCGTCGGCCAGCGAACTCGCCGCGGCCGAGCGCGTGCGCCCGCAGGCTGTGGCCAGCCAGCTCGCCGCGCTGGACGAGACCGGGCTCATCGAGCGCCACCCGGACCCGAACGACCGCCGCCGCCAGGTGGTCTCGCTCAGCAGGGAGGGTCGCGAGTTCCTCGACGGCCGCCGCCAGGCGGGGCACGAGTGGCTCGCCGCCACCCTCGAGGAGCAGTACACCGAGGCCGAGCGGCAGCAACTGCTGCACGCGCTCACCCTGTTGGAGAGGCTGGTCCGCGAATGA